Proteins from one Thermobifida alba genomic window:
- a CDS encoding oxidoreductase — MNAVPTDPLLRIAELPEVAQAVDETRGLVDMLIGQRVLRRRGSDVSMEAALRGARASAVLEGADITLEQMRSGESEDPRVKGSLRVSGELGLLVETWSRAPRQVLARLHVLAAADAVGPAALGRPRHDGEEVTDPLGLGAPPSAAEVTARLSALSALLAARTEAPALVVGAVVHGELLALRPFGWGDGIVARAAERLTLLERGLDPNSLVPTQLGHEQRSAEYVSALRGYLTGTPEGVAGWVVHCARAVMDGARDSLATCEAIRRATTRS; from the coding sequence GTGAACGCTGTGCCGACCGATCCCCTCCTGCGGATCGCCGAACTTCCCGAGGTCGCCCAGGCCGTCGACGAGACGCGCGGCCTCGTCGACATGCTGATCGGACAACGGGTGCTGCGCCGCCGCGGCAGCGACGTCTCGATGGAGGCCGCGCTGCGCGGCGCCCGCGCCTCGGCGGTGCTCGAAGGAGCGGACATCACCCTGGAGCAGATGCGCTCGGGAGAGAGCGAGGACCCCCGGGTCAAGGGGTCGCTGCGGGTCTCCGGAGAGTTGGGGCTGCTGGTGGAGACCTGGTCCAGGGCCCCCCGCCAGGTGCTGGCCCGACTGCACGTGCTGGCCGCGGCCGACGCGGTCGGCCCCGCGGCCCTGGGGCGGCCCCGCCACGACGGTGAGGAGGTGACCGACCCGCTGGGGCTGGGCGCCCCGCCGAGCGCGGCCGAGGTCACCGCCCGCCTGTCGGCCCTGTCCGCCCTGCTGGCCGCGCGGACCGAGGCTCCCGCCCTGGTAGTCGGCGCGGTCGTGCACGGCGAACTGCTGGCACTGCGCCCCTTCGGCTGGGGCGACGGCATCGTCGCGCGGGCCGCGGAACGGCTGACCCTGCTGGAGCGCGGACTGGATCCCAACTCGCTGGTGCCCACCCAGCTGGGCCACGAACAGCGCAGCGCGGAGTACGTCTCCGCCCTGCGCGGCTACCTGACCGGGACCCCCGAGGGGGTGGCCGGATGGGTGGTGCACTGCGCCCGCGCGGTCATGGACGGCGCCCGGGACTCCCTGGCCACCTGCGAGGCCATCCGGCGCGCCACCACCCGGTCCTGA
- a CDS encoding phage holin family protein, with product MSETNTGGRESVDVGASGRSLGELTSEVTGNLSHLVSLQLELARTELAADARRVAQGTGLFVVAALIAHLILILASVTIAFALVAVGLSEWLAFLIVTLFYTVVAAVLGFFGRRAYKKIQGMPRTKETFARTRAVLRREPAAER from the coding sequence GTGTCCGAAACCAACACGGGTGGCCGGGAGTCGGTGGACGTCGGCGCCTCCGGACGTTCACTGGGCGAACTCACCTCTGAGGTGACCGGTAACCTCAGCCACCTGGTGAGCCTGCAACTCGAACTAGCCCGGACGGAACTCGCCGCGGACGCCCGCAGGGTCGCCCAGGGGACGGGACTGTTCGTGGTCGCCGCGCTGATCGCGCACCTCATCCTCATCCTGGCCTCTGTCACGATCGCCTTCGCACTGGTCGCGGTCGGACTGTCCGAGTGGCTGGCCTTCCTGATCGTCACCCTCTTCTACACGGTCGTCGCGGCCGTTCTCGGTTTCTTCGGGCGCCGCGCCTACAAGAAGATCCAGGGCATGCCGCGCACCAAGGAGACCTTCGCGAGGACCAGGGCCGTGCTGCGCCGCGAACCCGCGGCCGAACGGTGA
- a CDS encoding alpha/beta fold hydrolase: MTSRVSGVPDETAVLIDGPWSHRTVSAGGIRFHVVEAGTGPLVLLLHGFPQFWWAWERQITALAEAGHRAVAVDLRGYGASDKPPRGYDLLTAASDVAGLVRVLGEADAAVVGHGLGGLVGWTMSVCHPRAVRRLAALSAPHPVRLVAAALSNWHRGWAMRELLAFQAPILPERRLVADGAEAVARLLRRWSGPGWPDARTERRFREAFRIPLVAHCSLEYHRWLFRSRFRPDGYRYLRRMSEPSTVPTLYAHGTADPLVLPAAAHGLERHVRAPYRLRFVEGAGHFPHQERPDQVNALLVEWLSDDRPDT, from the coding sequence GTGACCAGCAGGGTCAGCGGCGTTCCCGACGAGACGGCGGTCCTGATCGACGGCCCGTGGTCCCACCGGACGGTCAGCGCCGGCGGTATCCGGTTCCACGTGGTCGAGGCCGGGACGGGGCCGCTGGTCCTGCTGCTGCACGGCTTCCCGCAGTTCTGGTGGGCCTGGGAACGGCAGATCACGGCGCTGGCCGAGGCGGGCCACCGCGCGGTCGCGGTGGACCTGCGCGGCTACGGCGCCAGCGACAAGCCGCCCCGCGGCTACGACCTCCTCACCGCGGCGTCCGACGTCGCCGGACTGGTCCGGGTGCTGGGCGAGGCCGACGCGGCCGTGGTCGGCCACGGGCTGGGCGGTCTGGTCGGATGGACGATGAGCGTCTGCCACCCCCGCGCCGTCCGCCGGCTGGCGGCGCTGTCGGCGCCGCATCCGGTGCGGCTGGTCGCGGCGGCGCTGTCGAACTGGCACCGCGGGTGGGCGATGCGGGAACTGCTCGCCTTCCAGGCGCCGATCCTTCCGGAACGCCGTCTGGTGGCCGACGGGGCCGAGGCCGTGGCGCGCCTGCTGCGCCGCTGGTCGGGGCCTGGCTGGCCGGACGCGCGCACCGAGCGGCGCTTCCGCGAGGCGTTCCGGATCCCCCTGGTGGCGCACTGCTCGCTGGAGTACCACCGGTGGCTCTTCCGGTCCCGTTTCCGGCCGGACGGCTATCGTTACCTGCGACGCATGAGTGAGCCCAGTACCGTCCCCACGCTGTACGCGCACGGCACCGCCGATCCCCTCGTCCTGCCGGCGGCGGCGCACGGACTGGAGCGGCACGTGCGCGCGCCCTACCGGCTGCGGTTCGTGGAGGGCGCCGGGCACTTTCCCCACCAGGAACGTCCCGACCAGGTGAACGCACTGCTCGTGGAGTGGCTTTCCGATGACCGACCAGACACGTGA